The Populus alba chromosome 4, ASM523922v2, whole genome shotgun sequence genome contains a region encoding:
- the LOC118039727 gene encoding diaminopimelate decarboxylase 2, chloroplastic — MATATDLSQSRFISKTLTHSLNQNLFSKKSILPFKLTKKNSLKPLSLKAVISQQNHATTTAQETTQFKHCFTKSNDGFLRCENLKVQEIMENVEKRPFYLYSKPQITRNVEAYKDALQGLNSIIGYAIKANNNLKILEHLRGLGCGAVLVSGNELRLALRAGFDPTRCIFNGNGKLLEDLVLAAQEGVFVNVDSEFDLENIVAAARIAGKKVNVLLRINPDVDPQVHPYVATGNKNSKFGIRNEKLQWFLDAVKAHRDELKLVGAHCHLGSTITKVDIFRDAAVLMVNYIDEIRAQGFEVDYLNIGGGLGIDYYHSGAVLPTPRDLIDTVRELVLSRDLNLIIEPGRSVIANTCCLVNRVTGVKTNGTKNFVVIDGSMAELIRPSLYDAYQHIELVSPASPKAEVSTFDVVGPVCESADFLGKDRELPTPAKGAGLVVHDAGAYCMSMASTYNLKMCPPEYWVEEDGSVSKIRHGETFEDHIRFFEGL, encoded by the exons ATGGCGACTGCTACAGATCTCTCTCAGTCACGCTTCATTTCCAAAACCCTAACTCACTCCCTAAATCAAAACCtattttccaaaaaatcaattttgccctttaaactaacaaaaaaaaactctctcaaACCCCTTTCTCTCAAGGCAGTTATTTCCCAACAAAACCACGCTACAACCACAGCACAGGAAACCACACAGTTTAAGCATTGTTTCACCAAATCCAACGATGGGTTTCTCCGCTGTGAGAACCTTAAGGTTCAGGAGATTATGGAGAATGTTGAGAAGAGACCGTTTTATTTGTATAGTAAGCCACAGATTACTAGAAATGTTGAGGCTTATAAGGATGCCTTACAAGGACTGAATTCTATTATTGGTTATGCTATTAAGgctaataataatttgaagatTTTGGAGCATTTGAGAGGGTTGGGTTGTGGTGCTGTTTTGGTAAGTGGTAACGAGCTTAGGTTGGCTCTTCGGGCCGGTTTCGATCCCACAAG GTGTATTTTTAATGGAAATGGGAAGCTGCTGGAGGATTTGGTTCTGGCTGCTCAAGAAGGTGTTTTTGTTAACGTGGATAGTGAATTTGATTTGGAAAATATTGTGGCAGCTGCTAGAATTGCTGGCAAGAAGGTTAATGTTCTACTCCGGATCAACCCAGATGTTGACCCTCAG GTTCATCCTTATGTTGCTACAGGGAACAAGAACTCTAAATTTGGTATTAGAAATGAGAAGCTGCAATGGTTTCTGGATGCTGTAAAGGCACACCGTGATGAGCTGAAGCTTGTGGGGGCCCATTGCCATCTAGGATCAACTATCACCAAG GTGGACATATTCAGGGATGCTGCAGTTCTCATGGTTAACTACATTGACGAAATCAGAGCTCAGGGCTTTGAAGTTGATTACTTAAACATTGGAGGTGGTTTGGGTATAGATTATTATCATTCTGGTGCAGTCCTTCCTACTCCAAGAGATCTCATTGACACT GTTCGCGAACTGGTTCTCTCACGAGATCTCAATCTCATCATTGAACCTGGGAGATCGGTCATTGCAAATACTTGCTGCTTGGTGAATAGGGTCACTGGGGTTAAAACTAATGGAACAAAAAATTTTGTTGTGATAGATGGCAGCATGGCTGAACTTATCCGTCCTAGTCTTTATGATGCTTATCAA CACATAGAGCTTGTTTCTCCTGCATCACCCAAGGCTGAAGTTTCAACTTTTGATGTGGTTGGTCCTGTCTGTGAGTCAGCAGATTTCCTGGGAAAGGATAGAGAACTTCCAACTCCAGCTAAG GGAGCTGGTTTGGTTGTTCATGATGCAGGTGCTTACTGCATGAGCATGGCATCGACATACAATCTCAAGATGTGCCCTCCCGAGTACTGG GTTGAAGAAGATGGAAGTGTTTCCAAAATTCGTCATGGGGAGACATTCGAAGACCATATTCGGTTCTTTGAGGGTCTTTGA